The genomic stretch AAGCAGCTCCAATGGGACGAAGCGGCGCTGAATCTGGTCGGACTGACCCCCGATCGCCTCAGTGAGGTTGTGCCTACAACGCATATTTTGCGCGGAATCCACCCTGCCTACGCCGAAGCAATGGGACTCCACCCCGATACTCCGGTTGTGATTGGCGCGAACGATGGCTGTCTGGCAAATTTAGGCGTTGGGGCGATCGCTCCCTCCCAGCTTGCAATTACGATCGGCACCAGTAGCGCAGTTCGTTCCGTGGTTCCCCAGCCCGTCACCGATCCGCAGGGACGCACTTTCTGCTATGCCCTCACGGAAAATCACTGGGTCATTGGTGGCCCCTCGAATAACGGCGGAATTGTGCTGCGCTGGCTGCGGGACGAATTTTGCCAGGCAGAGGTAGAGCAGGCGAAGCAGCGGGGCGTGGATGCCTACGATGTGATGATTGAAGAGGCAGCGAAGATTCCTCCCGGTGCAGAGGGTTTGATCTGTCTGCCGTTCCTGTCCGGCGAACGCGCCCCCTACTGGAATGCCAATGCAAGGGGTATTTTCTTTGGGGCAGGACTCTATCACCATCGGGCACACTTTATTCGATCGGTGTTAGAAGGCGTGCTGTTTAACGTCTACAACATTACCCGTGCCCTGAGCGAACTGGTGCAGCCTGCTGAGGAAATTCGTGCTACTGGCGGATTTGCCCGATCGCAGGTCTGGCTTCAGATGATGGCGGATGTGTTTGGCTCAACCGTGGTGATTCCCGAAGTGTTTGAGGCGGGTTGCTTTGGGGCAGCGGCGCTGGCAATGTACGCAATGGGACAGATGGAATCATTGGA from Leptolyngbya ohadii IS1 encodes the following:
- a CDS encoding gluconokinase; the protein is MDASYFIGVDVGTTSTKAIAFSAEGQVKAQGSQLYGLNVPQPGWAEQDPEEILAAVVAAIGQVMQQIEPASVAALSFSAAMHSVIAIDREDKPLTPAIIWADNRSTAQVERLKQDDTGHSLYLRTGTPIHPMSPLPKLLWLRETLPDLFQKASRFISIKEYIFHRWFNRYVVDYSIASATGLLNLKQLQWDEAALNLVGLTPDRLSEVVPTTHILRGIHPAYAEAMGLHPDTPVVIGANDGCLANLGVGAIAPSQLAITIGTSSAVRSVVPQPVTDPQGRTFCYALTENHWVIGGPSNNGGIVLRWLRDEFCQAEVEQAKQRGVDAYDVMIEEAAKIPPGAEGLICLPFLSGERAPYWNANARGIFFGAGLYHHRAHFIRSVLEGVLFNVYNITRALSELVQPAEEIRATGGFARSQVWLQMMADVFGSTVVIPEVFEAGCFGAAALAMYAMGQMESLENVETLIWGSSGSHGSHRYRPAPSISDRYHRLFKLYEQLYQNQVELFGTLASLRDQKSG